One window of the Primulina eburnea isolate SZY01 chromosome 18, ASM2296580v1, whole genome shotgun sequence genome contains the following:
- the LOC140819652 gene encoding kunitz trypsin inhibitor 5-like — MIRKSEFTMKNLSSSFLIFLIFMHTTNHMITAEATQNLPAPAVLDLDGDKLKEGTQYYILPVIRGRGGGVTLSSRTNRTCPLYVSQAPSEVDNGLPLTFRPVDFNKGGVIRESTDLNIQFSAVSICIQSTVWKLDQYDELTRQYFITTGGVLGSPGPATISNWFKIGRNQSDYKLVFCPTVCSFCRVICRDVGIFVEDGNRLLALSDVPFRVMFKKA, encoded by the coding sequence ATGATAAGAAAATCTGAATTCACCATGAAGAATTTGAGCTCCAGCTTCCTCATTTTCTTGATCTTCATGCACACTACTAATCATATGATCACTGCAGAAGCTACGCAAAATTTACCTGCTCCGGCGGTGCTGGACTTGGACGGAGACAAGCTCAAGGAAGGTACCCAATACTACATTCTGCCGGTCATTCGCGGCAGAGGCGGTGGCGTCACTTTATCCAGCCGGACAAACAGAACCTGCCCACTGTATGTCTCCCAGGCACCGTCCGAAGTGGATAACGGGCTCCCGTTAACCTTCAGGCCTGTGGATTTCAATAAAGGAGGCGTGATCCGTGAATCTACGGATTTAAACATACAGTTTTCTGCTGTATCCATCTGCATTCAGTCGACTGTGTGGAAGCTGGATCAATACGACGAATTGACGAGACAATACTTCATCACGACGGGTGGAGTACTAGGGTCCCCGGGGCCTGCGACGATCAGCAATTGGTTCAAGATTGGAAGGAATCAGAGTGATTACAAGCTTGTTTTCTGCCCTACGGTGTGCAGTTTCTGTAGAGTGATATGCAGAGATGTCGGGATTTTCGTCGAAGATGGCAATCGGCTTTTGGCTTTGAGCGATGTTCCTTTCAGAGTAATGTTCAAGAAGGCATGA